The segment GATGTCACTTCCTGTGGGGAGCGAGTTTGAGCAGGGTACAACGATGAGCAAAAGCAACCTCCACTTCATAGTCGCGCGTGCAATTTTGGTTTACGCAATTTTAAGCCTCTGTTGTCGGTCGGTCGGGCTAGGCGAGGAGACTGACCCATCGACGGCTCAAGTCAGACCGCGGCATGTTTTCATTGTCGTCCTCGAGAATCAGGGTTTTGAAACAACTTTCGGCAAAAACTCACCTGCACCCTATCTTTCTCGAGAACTCGCTCCAAAGGGTGTGCTCTTAAGGCGGTACTACGGCATTGGTCACTTTAGCCTTGACAATTACATCGCGATGGTCAGTGGCCAGGGGCCGAACCCTTATACTCAGAACGACTGCTTGACCTACTACGATTTCCGCACGTTGGTGAATGAGCTCGACCGAAATGGTCAGGCGCTGGGTGCCGGGTGCGTTTATCCAGAGGCCGTTCGAACAATCGCAAACCAGCTCGACGACAAGCGCTTGACCTGGAAGGGATATATGGAAGATATGGGCGTGAGCTGTGAGCACCCAGCCCTCGGACGGTTCGATAGCCACATCTATGCGAGCAAAGAGTCACAGTACGCAACGCGACATGACCCGTTTGTCTACTTTCACTCGATAATCGATCATCCCACGTGCGTGGAACACGTTGTGCCCCTTACGCAACTTGACCACGATTTGCAGACAGTCGCGCAGACACCAAACCTTGCGTTCATCACGCCGAATTTGTGTCACGATGGCCATGATAGGGCGTCCGATATCTGCGAAGGGGGGCACCTCATATCGGCCGATCGCTTTTTACGTCCGCTGGTAAGCAAAATTCTAGCTTCAGCCGCCTACCAGCGAGACGGGATGTTGATAATTACGTTTGACGAGGCAGATATCGATATCAAGGGTGGCA is part of the Candidatus Binataceae bacterium genome and harbors:
- a CDS encoding alkaline phosphatase family protein, with product MSLPVGSEFEQGTTMSKSNLHFIVARAILVYAILSLCCRSVGLGEETDPSTAQVRPRHVFIVVLENQGFETTFGKNSPAPYLSRELAPKGVLLRRYYGIGHFSLDNYIAMVSGQGPNPYTQNDCLTYYDFRTLVNELDRNGQALGAGCVYPEAVRTIANQLDDKRLTWKGYMEDMGVSCEHPALGRFDSHIYASKESQYATRHDPFVYFHSIIDHPTCVEHVVPLTQLDHDLQTVAQTPNLAFITPNLCHDGHDRASDICEGGHLISADRFLRPLVSKILASAAYQRDGMLIITFDEADIDIKGGKVVAQQTDATSCCNEPVGPNTVAPGQTGPGGGRTGTLIISKYVRPGCDDDPYNHYALLRSLEDLFGLDHLGFAAQAELKPFGNDVYRESRPCRDEERN